From Atribacterota bacterium, a single genomic window includes:
- a CDS encoding CBS domain-containing protein has product MLVEEIMLPEILSVNDFDLLRDVLQFLARRKMSGVVVVDLEQRPVGYFVLQNFFQQLMEEAQKEVALTGSIFAALRSKLKDLANREISEFMERKFEYLEAEESVEDILDLFLQTGLELVPVIKENKMVGVVSRVKFLQFLLESK; this is encoded by the coding sequence GTGCTGGTTGAAGAAATTATGTTGCCAGAAATTCTTTCCGTCAACGATTTTGACCTTTTGCGGGATGTGTTGCAGTTTTTAGCCCGCAGAAAAATGAGCGGGGTGGTGGTGGTTGACCTCGAGCAAAGGCCGGTGGGTTACTTCGTTCTGCAAAACTTCTTCCAGCAACTCATGGAAGAGGCCCAAAAAGAGGTAGCCTTGACCGGGAGCATTTTTGCTGCCCTGCGGAGTAAGCTCAAGGATCTGGCGAATCGGGAAATATCAGAGTTTATGGAGCGGAAGTTTGAGTACCTTGAAGCAGAAGAGAGCGTGGAAGATATTTTGGACCTCTTTCTGCAGACGGGTCTTGAGCTGGTGCCGGTGATTAAGGAAAATAAGATGGTGGGTGTGGTGAGTCGGGTCAAATTTCTGCAATTTTTACTGGAAAGCAAATAA
- a CDS encoding rhomboid family intramembrane serine protease, with the protein MIPIRDELPTRRFPVVTVLIIGLNILIFFWQVLFGGSSDQFFFQIGLVPAFLWGRARPLLGVLNPLTTLFTSQFVHGNLFHLLFNMLYLWIFGNNVEDILGHFQFLFFYLACGLTAGLVHALIFPNSLLPVVGASGAIAGVMGGYLVFFPYARVVVMVFWGFFVQFVRVPALVLLGFWILLQIVYGLFSLAFPNYGGVAWFAHLGGFALGALWSKIVSVRLYRHSYW; encoded by the coding sequence ATGATTCCGATACGGGATGAATTGCCAACTCGCCGGTTTCCGGTGGTTACAGTTTTGATAATCGGGTTGAATATCCTGATTTTCTTTTGGCAGGTACTCTTTGGTGGTTCTTCGGACCAGTTCTTTTTTCAAATTGGTCTTGTTCCGGCGTTTTTGTGGGGAAGAGCAAGACCTCTGTTGGGAGTCTTAAACCCCCTTACGACTCTTTTTACCTCCCAGTTTGTGCACGGGAATTTGTTCCATCTTCTCTTTAACATGCTGTATCTGTGGATATTTGGAAACAACGTAGAGGATATCCTGGGTCATTTCCAGTTTCTCTTTTTTTACCTGGCTTGCGGTTTGACCGCAGGTTTGGTCCATGCGCTGATATTTCCGAACTCCCTTTTGCCGGTGGTGGGAGCCAGTGGAGCCATTGCCGGAGTGATGGGAGGGTATCTGGTGTTTTTTCCCTATGCTCGGGTGGTGGTGATGGTATTCTGGGGATTTTTTGTCCAGTTTGTGCGGGTCCCGGCGCTGGTGCTTTTGGGATTCTGGATTCTCTTACAAATCGTCTACGGGCTTTTTTCTCTGGCTTTTCCTAACTATGGAGGAGTAGCCTGGTTTGCCCATCTCGGGGGATTTGCGTTGGGAGCGCTATGGAGTAAAATAGTTTCGGTGCGTCTCTATCGGCATTCCTACTGGTAG
- the hemW gene encoding radical SAM family heme chaperone HemW has product MKALSVYIHIPFCVTRCRYCDFVSYLWQDRFQVLSYLAFLYQELCLRVERYALAGRTVETVYFGGGTPSLLEPEAIAWVLRAMKEYFSFSPRAEITLEMRPQEGDERKIGDFRGVGVNRLSVGVQSFTPEYLLFLGRDTPKEVLWKTLHETRGHFRYWSMDLIYGLPLQDLSRWQRDLEQALTFAPPHLSVYNLTLHSQSPLFWFFRCHKRLFPSVENESVLWEWTMVRLREAGYRQYEISNFAQPGDECRHNLRYWSDQEYLGLGVSAWSYLKGVRERNTNSLKRYVQALEKHTLPIAFREELPPFRRLGEVMVMGLRKGEGLAMEDLEGYPPSMVAEKLKTVKRLVQEGWLDHSAGRYVLTPRGIVLANQVLAELID; this is encoded by the coding sequence ATGAAGGCGCTTTCCGTTTATATTCACATTCCTTTTTGTGTTACGCGCTGTCGGTACTGTGATTTTGTTTCCTACCTATGGCAGGATCGCTTTCAGGTCCTTTCCTACCTGGCCTTCCTTTACCAGGAACTTTGCCTCAGAGTGGAACGCTATGCCCTGGCGGGGAGGACCGTGGAAACGGTCTATTTCGGTGGTGGTACCCCCTCGCTTCTTGAGCCTGAGGCTATTGCCTGGGTACTCAGGGCCATGAAAGAGTACTTTTCCTTTTCTCCCCGTGCCGAGATTACTCTGGAAATGCGGCCACAAGAAGGTGATGAGCGGAAAATTGGGGATTTTCGTGGGGTGGGGGTCAATCGCCTCAGTGTGGGGGTACAGTCTTTTACTCCAGAATATCTCCTTTTTCTGGGCCGGGATACCCCCAAAGAGGTGCTCTGGAAAACGCTTCATGAGACTCGGGGGCATTTTCGCTACTGGAGCATGGATTTGATATATGGCCTTCCGTTGCAGGACTTAAGCCGCTGGCAAAGGGACCTGGAACAGGCTCTTACTTTTGCTCCGCCTCACCTTTCAGTGTATAACTTAACCCTTCATTCCCAAAGTCCCCTCTTCTGGTTTTTCCGTTGTCATAAACGCTTATTTCCCTCCGTGGAGAACGAGTCAGTCCTCTGGGAATGGACCATGGTGCGCTTGAGAGAGGCAGGATATCGGCAGTATGAGATTTCCAATTTTGCCCAGCCTGGGGATGAGTGTCGGCATAATCTCCGTTACTGGAGTGACCAGGAATATCTGGGTCTGGGGGTTTCGGCCTGGTCGTATCTGAAAGGAGTGCGGGAGCGAAACACCAATTCTCTCAAACGCTATGTGCAGGCGTTGGAGAAACATACCCTCCCGATTGCATTTCGGGAGGAGCTTCCTCCTTTCCGCAGATTGGGGGAGGTGATGGTCATGGGGTTACGGAAGGGCGAAGGTCTGGCGATGGAAGACCTTGAGGGTTATCCTCCCTCTATGGTAGCGGAGAAACTGAAAACCGTAAAGCGTTTGGTACAGGAAGGTTGGTTAGACCATTCTGCGGGGCGGTATGTACTCACTCCCCGAGGGATTGTTCTGGCCAACCAGGTTCTCGCTGAACTTATTGATTAA
- a CDS encoding elongation factor 4 (back-translocating Elongation Factor EF4; binds to the ribosome on the universally-conserved alpha-sarcin loop) yields the protein LNDASLTFEADFSEALGFGFRCGFLGLLHMEIIQERIEREFGVEAVATAPHVVYRVLTKKGEVVEVKSPRDFPSLSEIEEAEEPYVDVKIVVPSPYLGGIMELCQGRRGIFKDMTFLDENTVLLSYELPMVEILLDFYDRLKALSRGYASLDYEFLGYRPARLVRVDILVNKERVDGLSFISCEENASSRARELVKRLKELIPRQLFVVSLQAAISGKVIAREDIPALRKDVLQKCYGGDVTRKRKLLEKQKEGKKRMKAVGKVRIPQEAFLAVLRSDQ from the coding sequence TTGAACGATGCTTCTTTGACCTTTGAAGCCGATTTTTCAGAAGCCCTGGGGTTTGGTTTTCGCTGCGGGTTTTTGGGGCTTCTGCACATGGAAATCATCCAGGAACGAATCGAACGGGAGTTCGGAGTGGAAGCGGTGGCGACGGCGCCTCATGTGGTGTACCGAGTGTTGACCAAAAAGGGAGAAGTGGTGGAAGTCAAATCCCCCCGAGACTTTCCCTCGTTATCAGAAATTGAGGAAGCCGAAGAACCGTATGTGGACGTGAAGATTGTGGTTCCTTCCCCATATTTAGGTGGGATTATGGAGCTCTGTCAGGGTCGCAGGGGTATTTTCAAAGACATGACCTTTCTCGATGAAAACACCGTCTTACTCTCCTATGAGCTTCCCATGGTGGAAATCCTCCTTGATTTCTATGACCGTCTGAAGGCCTTAAGTCGTGGATATGCGAGTCTCGATTATGAATTTCTGGGATATCGTCCTGCCCGGTTGGTGCGGGTCGATATTCTGGTGAACAAGGAGCGGGTGGATGGTCTGTCATTCATTTCCTGCGAGGAGAATGCTTCGTCTCGAGCTCGAGAACTGGTGAAACGCCTGAAAGAACTCATTCCTCGCCAGCTCTTTGTGGTTTCGCTCCAAGCGGCCATTAGCGGAAAGGTGATTGCCCGGGAGGATATCCCAGCTCTGCGCAAAGATGTGCTCCAGAAGTGTTACGGGGGCGATGTGACCCGAAAGAGGAAACTTCTGGAGAAGCAGAAAGAAGGGAAAAAACGGATGAAAGCTGTAGGCAAGGTTCGCATCCCCCAGGAAGCATTCCTGGCAGTCCTTCGCAGCGATCAATGA